The following coding sequences lie in one Lolium perenne isolate Kyuss_39 chromosome 2, Kyuss_2.0, whole genome shotgun sequence genomic window:
- the LOC127332979 gene encoding MEIOTIC F-BOX protein MOF → MSRKKTKVDAVEGDAAAAAAANDRLSALPDDLLHKVTSFLRSWEVARTCVLSRRWRNLWASAPSIDLRVWCKSRHGRLPRQLARFANHLLLLRDVSAPLDTLRLLSSPTRYTPDYSYRPKDYYYDNEEDYSSSDVEMWIRAAVNTGARSIQLTQHPKDKAFADLDSVPIISCHLKHLHLSGATLHDKTLRQLSSQCPSLQVLELSKCCLDGPQISSASLTSLAIVECRIMADLSVTAPNLVSLRCVSPYHRAPSFENMGSLARGTIVLNDSFLHDKFEYKYKDIKPDVSECDASDSNHDNCDSDADNDDLRSSEGFYGANVLGGQNVICSLSNATSLELIAHAGEVILNRELEMCPMFSNLKALSLGEWCMAADLHPLILFLQHAPNLERLFLKLKMDHTEIEGNINPEGSSFACKNLAVVKIKCPKEDERVHVLAQFFVSNGIAMEKISVDHRPTRQTCKSWA, encoded by the exons ATGTCCCGGAAGAAAACCAAAGTCGACGCCGTCGAGGGagatgccgctgccgctgccgccgccaacgACCGTCTCAGCGCCCTCCCGGACGACCTCCTCCACAAGGTCACCTCGTTCCTGAGGTCATGGGAGGTGGCCCGCACCTGCGTGCTCTCGCGCCGCTGGCGCAACCTCTGGGCCTCCGCGCCCTCCATCGACCTCCGGGTCTGGTGCAAATCCCGCCACGGCCGGCTCCCCAGGCAGCTAGCCAGGTTCGCCAACCACCTCTTGCTCCTGCGGGACGTGTCCGCGCCGCTGGACACGCTCCGGCTCCTCTCCAGCCCCACCCGTTACACCCCGGACTACTCCTACAGACCCAAAGACTACTACTACGACAACGAGGAGGATTACTCCTCTTCAGATGTCGAGATGTGGATCCGTGCCGCCGTAAACACCGGGGCTCGCTCTATCCAGCTCACCCAACATCCGAAGGACAaggccttcgccgacctcgatagCGTGCCCATCATCTCCTGCCACCTCAAACACCTCCACCTATCGGGCGCAACGTTGCACGACAAGACCTTAAGGCAGCTCTCTTCCCAGTGCCCTTCTTTGCAAGTCCTGGAGCTCAGCAAGTGCTGCCTGGATGGCCCCCAGATATCTTCTGCCTCGCTTACTAGTTTGGCCATCGTCGAGTGCAGGATCATGGCCGACCTCTCCGTCACTGCTCCTAACCTCGTATCGCTTCGCTGTGTCAGTCCGTACCATCGTGCTCCTTCGTTTGAAAACATGGGGTCTCTGGCCAGGGGCACCATCGTGCTTAATGACTCTTTCTTGCATGATAAGTTTGAATACAAGTACAAAGATATCAAGCCAGATGTATCTGAGTGCGATGCCAGTGACTCAAATCATGATAACTGTGATAGCGATGCTGATAACGACGACTTGAGGTCCAGCGAAGGATTCTATGGTGCTAATGTTTTAGGTGGACAAAATGTTATCTGCAGCCTTTCAAATGCTACAAGTTTGGAGCTGATAGCTCATGCCGGAGAG GTGATTCTGAATAGGGAACTGGAAATGTGCCCAATGTTTAGCAACCTCAAGGCGTTATCCCTTGGTGAATGGTGTATGGCTGCTGACTTGCATCCATTAATTTTGTTCCTGCAGCATGCTCCAAATCTGGAGAGGCTTTTTCTTAAACTTAAAATG GATCATACGGAAATAGAAGGCAATATCAATCCAGAGGGTAGTTCGTTTGCTTGCAAAAACCTTGCAGTGGTCAAGATAAAATGTCCCAAGGAGGATGAAAGAGTTCATGTGTTAGCGCAGTTCTTCGTGTCTAATGGCATAGCCATGGAAAAGATATCTGTCGACCACCGTCCGACTCGCCAAACTT GCAAATCCTGGGCCTAA